One Mercurialis annua linkage group LG3, ddMerAnnu1.2, whole genome shotgun sequence DNA window includes the following coding sequences:
- the LOC126673858 gene encoding triose phosphate/phosphate translocator, non-green plastid, chloroplastic — MQTAAFTLSSPSPSLPLLNHRRITHLTSSPSRFDSIRASSSSNKRQDPLLSSNVVFPRRSWSFSSSISPLRPWNPLVSEEKTDSFQVKAAAVPESAGESEKPASGLSKTLELGSLFGLWYLFNIYFNIYNKQVLKVFPNPVTITLIQFAVGTVLVTLMWTLNLYKRPKISGAQLAAILPLAVVHTLGNLFTNMSLGKVAVSFTHTIKAMEPFFSVLLSAMFLGEMPTLWVVGSIIPIMGGVALASATEASFNWAGFWSAMASNLTNQSRNVLSKKVMVKKEDSMDNITLFSIITIMSFFLLTPVTLFMEGVKFTPAYLQSAGLNVKQVYMRSLIAALCFHAYQQVSYMILQRVSPVTHSVGNCVKRVVVIVSSVIFFRTPVSPINSLGTGIALAGVFLYSRVKRIKPKAKTA, encoded by the exons ATGCAGACCGCAGCTTTCACCCTCTCTTCGCCATCTCCGTCTCTTCCTCTTCTCAACCACCGAAGAATCACTCACCTCACTTCTTCTCCCTCTAGATTCGATTCTATTCGCGCCTCTTCTTCTAGTAATAAACGACAGGATCCTCTTCTCTCTAGCAATGTCGTTTTCCCCCGCCGATCCTGGTCGTTTTCTTCCTCTATCTCGCCTCTCCGCCCTTGGAATCCTCTTGTCTCCGAGGAGAAAACTGACAGTTTTCAGGTTAAGGCTGCTGCTGTTCCTGAAAGCGCCGGTGAGAGTGAGAAGCCTGCTAGTGGCTTGAGTAAGACTCTTGAGCTTGGATCGTTGTTCGGCCTTTGGTATCTTTTCAATATTTACTTCAATATTTACAACAAACAG GTTTTGAAGGTCTTTCCAAACCCAGTAACTATCACCTTAATTCAGTTTGCTGTTGGGACAGTGCTAGTTACTCTCATGTGGACTCTTAATCTTTACAAAAGGCCAAAAATCAGCGGTGCTCAG CTTGCTGCAATCCTCCCACTGGCAGTGGTTCACACACTAGGCAACCTTTTCACTAATATGAGTCTTGGGAAAGTGGCTGTTTCATTCACTCACACAATCAAAGCCATGGAACCTTTCTTCTCAGTTCTTCTCTCTGCTATGTTTCTCGGTGAG ATGCCTACTTTATGGGTGGTAGGTTCCATTATACCAATTATGGGTGGTGTGGCTCTTGCTTCAGCCACTGAGGCATCTTTCAATTG GGCTGGGTTCTGGAGTGCAATGGCTTCCAATTTGACAAACCAATCCCGTAATGTCCTTAGCAAAAAGGTCATGGTTAAGAAAGAG GATTCCATGGACAACATCACTCTGTTCTCAATTATAACAATTATGTCCTTTTTCTTGTTAACCCCTGTGACTCTATTCATGGAGGGGGTGAAGTTCACTCCTGCATACCTCCAGTCTGCT GGGTTGAATGTGAAACAAGTATACATGAGGTCTCTTATTGCGGCACTCTGCTTCCATGCCTATCAGCAG GTGTCTTACATGATATTGCAAAGAGTATCCCCTGTTACCCACTCTGTCGGTAATTGTGTGAAGCGTGTGGTGGTCATTGTGAGCTCTGTCATCTTCTTCCGAACGCCTGTCTCACCTATAAACTCTCTAG GTACTGGGATTGCCCTTGCTGGAGTTTTTCTTTATTCAAGAGTGAAGCGCATTAAGCCAAAGGCAAAGACAGCTTAA
- the LOC126675163 gene encoding transcription factor MYB98-like, translating into MFLSDDYLNKPGFFFEAASSSSSKATNFLQDFQSFDQFHANGSSLNPMSMVQTGSNFETFDVFPFGSSSTDMEFHDYECKPFAAGGGGGGHYSQVMDNFQRNNNLFDHHYMIMGSNNIHQAHFQEIKPLNFVIPDEVSCTVTANQYNSKQDQYHRKRGGGGGVNKSNARVLPSTRRTWKARKKNNVVKGQWTSDEDRLLTQLVEQYGIRKWSHIAQMLPGRIGKQCRERWHNHLRPDIKKEIWSEEEDKVLIEAHAEIGNKWAEIAKKLPGRTENSIKNHWNATKRRQYSKRKCRSKYPRGSLLQDYIKSLNLDSCPTARSSYSTSHPKNQDQNHVVSSFNHQFNQNDDKLLVPMSNFGLPDFEFDEKVMFQEGCSFESLLDEKSFEMMDHVAAVMEDVTPLMANFEVKKELDLVEMITQANM; encoded by the exons ATGTTTTTATCAGATGATTACTTAAACAAACCAGGGTTTTTCTTTGAAGctgcatcatcatcatcatcaaaggCTACAAATTTTCTTCAAGATTTTCAAAGTTTTGATCAGTTTCATGCAAATGGGTCATCTTTAAATCCAATGTCTATGGTGCAAACAGGGTcaaattttgaaacttttgaTGTTTTTCCATTTGGGTCCTCTTCAACAGATATGGAATTTCATGATTATGAATGCAAACCATTTGCAGCCGGCGGCGGTGGTGGAGGGCACTATAGTCAAGTTATGGATAATTTCCAAAGAAATAATAATCTTTTTGATCATCATTATATGATCATGGGATCAAATAATATTCATCAAGCTCATTTTCAGGAGATTAAGCCTTTGAATTTTGTTATACCAGATGAAGTGTCGTGTACTGTCACTGCTAATCAATATAACAGTAAGCAGGATCAGTACCACCGTAAGAGAGGCGGTGGCGGTGGTGTTAATAAGAGCAACGCTAGGGTTTTGCCTTCTACGAGAAGAACATGGAAAGCTCGGAAGAAGAATAATGTAGTCAAAGGGCAATGGACATCGGATGAAGATAG GCTATTGACTCAGCTGGTGGAACAGTACGGAATCAGAAAATGGTCTCATATAGCTCAGATGTTGCCTGGGAGAATTGGGAAACAATGTAGAGAAAGATGGCATAATCATCTTAGACCTGATATCAAA AAGGAGATATGGAGTGAGGAAGAAGATAAGGTACTAATCGAAGCTCATGCAGAGATCGGAAACAAATGGGCAGAAATTGCGAAAAAATTACCAGGCCGAACCGAAAACTCGATCAAAAATCACTGGAACGCAACAAAAAGAAGACAATATTCAAAGAGAAAATGTAGGTCTAAGTATCCAAGAGGTTCACTTCTTCAAGATTACATCAAAAGCTTGAACTTAGACTCATGCCCTACAGCAAGATCATCATACAGTACTAGCCACCCCAAAAATCAAGATCAGAATCATGTGGTATCATCATTTAATCATCAGTTTAATCAAAATGATGATAAGTTGTTGGTTCCCATGAGTAATTTCGGGTTGCCGGATTTTGAGTTTGATGAGAAAGTTATGTTTCAAGAAGGGTGCAGCTTTGAGTCTCTGCTTGATGAGAAAAGCTTTGAGATGATGGATCATGTGGCGGCGGTGATGGAGGATGTGACTCCGTTAATGGCGAATTTTGAGGTGAAGAAGGAGCTGGATTTAGTGGAGATGATCACTCAAGCCAATATGTAA
- the LOC126671209 gene encoding E3 ubiquitin-protein ligase BOI-like, giving the protein MFGGNNSNSVFPISFEETHLHGEVNAFPQLQLFGENGVGCIRGPMNHIGNEHATIMQRPAKRVRDSQIIPSAQKRHSSSNNNSNQYEAGQLGIIVNPNPVSIGLKLSCEEEEYNSPVTHPSGSKINVQPIMAILDNLKVETDRQEDELHLQMKLQEDSMRKSMRELGERHTASFLLAVETGIGRKLLEKEVEIQNINRKNNELVERINQISAQVQSWQYRAKYNESVVNALKSNLKHVMAQSAIHGKEGCGDSGVDTAASYANQNDFNVPEVKMQIICRACKTKEALILLLPCRHLCLCKDCAGFVDACPICQVTKTAGVEVYTS; this is encoded by the exons ATGTTTGGAGGTAATAACAGTAATTCTGTGTTTCCAATCTCATTTGAAGAAACTCACCTCCATGGTGAAGTCAATGCATTTCCTCAACTGCAGTTATTTGGAGAAA ACGGAGTTGGATGCATCAGAGGTCCCATGAATCACATAGGAAATGAGCACGCTACTATCATGCAGAGGCCTGCTAAAAGAGTAAGGGATTCGCAGATTATTCCCAGTGCGCAAAAACGCCATTCATCATCGAACAATAATAGCAATCAATATGAAGCTGGTCAACTTGGAATTATTGTGAATCCTAATCCCGTATCAATTGGACTAAAACTATCATGTGAGGAAGAAGAATATAACTCTCCCGTTACACATCCAAGTGGAAGTAAGATAAATGTCCAACCTATTATGGCTATACTTGACAATCTTAAGGTTGAGACTGATCGGCAAGAAGACGAGCTTCATCTCCAAATGAAACTTCAG GAAGACAGCATGAGAAAAAGTATGAGGGAATTGGGAGAAAGACATACAGCTTCTTTCTTACTTGCTGTAGAAACAGGAATCGGTCGGAAGCTACTTGAAAAAGAAGTTGAAATACAAAACATTAACCGCAAGAACAATGAACTGGTTGAAAGAATAAACCAAATCAGTGCACAAGTTCAGTCGTGGCAGTATAGAGCAAAATATAACGAGTCTGTAGTAAATGCTTTGAAGAGTAATCTGAAGCATGTCATGGCGCAGAGTGCTATTCACGGAAAGGAAGGTTGCGGAGACAGCGGGGTAGATACTGCAGCCTCTTATGCTAACCAGAACGATTTTAACGTCCCGGAAGTTAAAATGCAGATAATTTGTCGAGCTTGTAAGACGAAGGAAGCGCTTATTTTGTTATTGCCATGCAGACATTTGTGCCTGTGTAAAGATTGTGCAGGGTTTGTAGATGCTTGCCCAATTTGCCAGGTAACAAAAACTGCTGGCGTTGAAGTATATACATCGTGA
- the LOC126671396 gene encoding uncharacterized protein LOC126671396 produces the protein MSQPYNHHLPSSPMARTNLFSSEITSATMKSSINSVINKPQKPFFRPAQDDTKPPLQDPILRSDPIETEEAVLRLPPFPSHKFKLQS, from the exons ATGTCACAACCTTACAACCACCATCTCCCCTCATCACCCATGGCCCGAACAAATTTGTTCTCATCGGAGATAACATCTGCAACAATGAAATCCAGCATTAACAGTGTCATCAATAAACCCCAAAAACCTTTCTTTAGGCCAGCCCAAGATGACACTAAACCTCCCCTTCAAGACCCA ATTTTGAGGTCGGACCCCATTGAGACAGAGGAAGCTGTTCTGCGATTGCCTCCTTTCCCTTCCCACAAATTCAAACTCCaatcttag
- the LOC126671395 gene encoding uncharacterized protein At5g39865-like — translation MLTRWPPFILLHRDEFVETLSKIPIFKSQFKKEADALDEEDKENVRPAPAATKYTAEIPCFRPPDPNSATLFDPNLLAAFEQALEQHKRAEEEEFLFGFEEKCPPGGSECVILYTTTIRGVRKTFEECRTIRFVLESFGVRFYERDVWMHSEYKDELRNVLGGDNNGTVPPPPRLFVKGRDIGGAEEVLRLHEQGKLKLLFHGIPSMPPSCQGCAGFKFLVCFQCNGSRRVIQEDGLSTVCQHCNENGLVICPFCS, via the exons ATGTTGACGAGGTGGCCGCCGTTTATTTTGTTACATAGAG ATGAGTTCGTGGAAACACTGTCAAAAATACCAATTTTCAAGTCACAATTCAAGAAAGAAGCTGATGCTCTCGATGAAGAAGATAAAGAAAATGTTAGGCCAGCACCGGCAGCGACTAAGTATACAGCTGAAATTCCATGTTTTCGACCACCCGATCCGAATTCTGCTACCCTGTTTGACCCCAACCTTCTTGCTGCATTTGAACAAGCTCTTGAACAACATAAAAGAGCTGAAGAAGAAGAGTTTTTATTCGGGTTTGAAGAGAAGTGTCCGCCAGGAGGCAGTGAGTGTGTGATTCTCTACACAACGACAATTCGAGGAGTCCGAAAAACATTCGAGGAATGCAGAACTATTCGGTTCGTTTTAGAGAGTTTCGGGGTACGATTCTACGAGAGAGATGTGTGGATGCACAGCGAGTATAAAGACGAGTTACGGAACGTTTTAGGAGGGGATAATAATGGGACGGTGCCTCCTCCTCCGAGGCTTTTCGTAAAAGGAAGAGACATTGGAGGAGCAGAGGAGGTTCTGAGATTACATGAGCAAGGGAAATTGAAGCTGCTCTTCCATGGGATTCCTTCAATGCCACCATCTTGCCAAGGCTGTGCTGGttttaagtttttggtttgttttcAGTGTAATGGGAGCCGTAGAGTGATTCAAGAGGATGGGTTGTCAACTGTTTGCCAACATTGTAATGAGAATGGTTTAGTTATCTGTCCCTTTTGTTCTTGA
- the LOC126671229 gene encoding GDSL esterase/lipase At5g62930: MRPQIVLFGDSITEQSFRSDGWGAALADTYSRKADVLVRGYGGYNTRWALFLLHHIFPIGLSKPPAAVTIFFGANDAAVKGRTSDRQHVLVDEYTDNLRKIVRHLKECSPTMLIVLITPPPIDEEGRFEFARSLYGEQAMELPERTNEMAGVYARQCVELAKELRVCSINLWSKMQETESWQKKFLRDGLHLTSEGNAVVSREVIRVFSEAWVSAAEMPFDFPHHSEIDGKNPEKAFQQQCPIA; encoded by the exons ATGAGACCGCAAATAGTGCTGTTCGGAGATTCAATTACCGAGCAATCTTTCCGATCAGATGGTTGGGGCGCTGCTCTTGCTGACACTTATTCCCGCAAG GCTGATGTGTTAGTTCGTGGCTATGGCGGTTACAACACTCGATGGGCCTTGTTCTTGTTGCATCACATTTTCCCTATT GGTTTAAGTAAACCTCCAGCTGCTGTTACTATATTCTTTGGTGCTAATGATGCTGCTGTTAAGGGGAGAACTAGTGATAGGCAGCATGTTCTTGTTGATGAATACACGGATAATTTGCGGAAAATTGTTCGACATTTGAAG GAGTGTTCACCTACCATGCTAATTGTGCTCATCACTCCACCTCCAATTGATGAAGAAGGGCGTTTTGAATTTGCGAG GTCTTTATATGGTGAGCAAGCTATGGAACTTCCGGAAAGGACAAATGAAATGGCAGGAGTTTATGCTAGGCAGTGTGTTGAGTTAGCAAAGGAACTACGTGTCTGCTCAATTAATTTATGGTCTAAGATGCAAGAAACAGAGAGTTGGCAGAAAAAGTTTCTGAG AGATGGATTGCACCTGACATCAGAAGGTAACGCAGTGGTCAGTCGAGAAGTTATAAGAGTATTCAGCGAAGCATGGGTCTCTGCGGCAGAAATGCCATTTGATTTTCCTCACCACTCAGAAATTGACGGAAAGAACCCCGAAAAAGCTTTTCAACAGCAATGCCCTATAGCTTAA
- the LOC126675419 gene encoding uncharacterized protein LOC126675419, which yields MLSYPQFCASHARFHHSRNPIAAALFVDDLGQYLTEFRIIPLKYSPFASGALDIKDQLSVPRAKILQSGLLLCRSSFLVPPGQFSRAHFQDFSTNERGHVYFVYNPTTAQFKRIPLSNSLNQKLKIKLSKKKKIISEDECLGNELLNVCLVFDPEISPYYKIFFLSNLSDRKDSETFMLETFIYSSETDSWTAQKACVADELFSDDLRIDSYSRGVYCNGAVNFLESIGFHLCFTLMLLL from the coding sequence ATGCTTTCCTATCCCCAATTTTGCGCCTCTCATGCTCGATTCCACCATAGCCGTAATCCCATAGCGGCTGCACTTTTTGTCGACGATTTAGGTCAGTATCTCACTGAATTTCGAATTATCCCTCTGAAATATTCCCCTTTTGCAAGCGGAGCCTTGGACATCAAGGATCAGCTCAGTGTTCCTCGAGCTAAAATCCTGCAATCTGGTTTGCTTCTTTGCCGTTCTAGTTTCTTGGTACCCCCTGGCCAGTTTTCTCGTGCACATTTTCAAGATTTCAGTACTAATGAACGTGGCCATGTTTATTTTGTGTATAATCCTACTACTGCACAGTTCAAGAGAATACCTTTATCAAATTCACTAAAtcaaaaactgaaaatcaaattatcaaaaaaaaaaaaaatcatatctgAAGATGAATGTCTGGGAAATGAATTGCTTAATGTTTGTTTAGTGTTTGATCCCGAAATATCACCATATTACAAAATCTTTTTCCTATCCAATTTATCGGATCGAAAAGATTCCGAGACTTTTATGCTTGAAACCTTCATTTATTCATCAGAAACTGACTCTTGGACTGCACAAAAAGCATGTGTTGCTGATGAATTATTTTCAGATGACTTAAGAATCGACTCTTACAGTCGCGGAGTATATTGCAATGGCGCAGTTAATTTTTTAGAGTCGATCGGGTTTCATCTGTGCTTTACTTTGATGTTACTACTATGA